The following proteins are co-located in the Patescibacteria group bacterium genome:
- a CDS encoding cell division FtsA domain-containing protein codes for MFGVGKSKKKNQYAISLDIGTEFVKALIFRIEGEKGYVVGVGRERQRLSDMQGGTVTDIAGVISNCEKALKQAAEHAGVLPRQVIIGIAGELVKGLTTHVHYVRPNSRQKIGLNELQEIVHQVQSKALEQAKTALAWETGHKEIDVRLVNSAVVEVKIDGYRVTNPIGFYGKDVSVGVFNSFAPIVHLGALQTIAEELGLDLLSIAAEPYAVSRCLGMEESVDFSAIFIDVGGGTTDIAVVRNGGVEGTKMFAIGGRSFTKRVANTLSLGFVEAEEMKINYANGLVEGEQKQALAKAIKADAEVWLSGVELTLEEFAAKSKTGDSDLLPTRILLCGGGSMLPEIYQTLKEAKWSKSLPFPHAPKVEYIMPKDVVAIADETGVLKDQQDVTPMGLANLAIDFAGVEGVVDSVLEKVTSGLKS; via the coding sequence CGCTTATTTTCCGCATTGAGGGTGAAAAAGGTTATGTGGTGGGAGTGGGGCGAGAACGCCAGCGTTTATCCGATATGCAGGGTGGAACTGTTACCGACATCGCCGGAGTAATCTCTAACTGTGAAAAAGCCTTAAAACAGGCAGCCGAACATGCCGGTGTTTTGCCTCGCCAGGTAATTATTGGAATCGCAGGCGAGCTGGTTAAAGGGTTAACCACGCATGTGCATTACGTTCGGCCAAATTCCAGGCAGAAAATTGGTTTGAATGAATTGCAGGAAATTGTGCATCAGGTTCAGTCAAAAGCGTTGGAACAGGCTAAAACCGCTTTGGCATGGGAAACAGGGCATAAAGAAATCGATGTGCGCTTGGTTAACTCTGCTGTGGTTGAAGTTAAAATTGATGGATATCGCGTTACAAATCCAATTGGTTTTTATGGTAAAGATGTTTCGGTGGGCGTTTTTAACTCTTTTGCACCAATTGTGCACCTTGGCGCTTTGCAAACGATCGCCGAGGAGCTTGGCTTAGATTTGTTATCAATTGCGGCCGAGCCGTATGCTGTTTCGCGCTGTTTGGGGATGGAAGAGTCGGTTGATTTTTCAGCCATCTTCATCGATGTTGGTGGTGGCACAACCGATATTGCCGTGGTGCGCAACGGTGGTGTTGAAGGCACTAAGATGTTTGCCATTGGTGGCCGCAGTTTTACCAAGCGGGTGGCCAACACTTTGTCTCTGGGGTTTGTTGAGGCTGAGGAGATGAAAATTAATTACGCAAATGGTCTGGTAGAAGGCGAGCAAAAACAAGCTTTAGCTAAAGCAATTAAGGCTGATGCAGAGGTGTGGTTGTCTGGGGTAGAGCTAACGCTTGAAGAGTTTGCTGCCAAATCCAAAACCGGTGATTCCGATCTGTTGCCGACTCGCATATTGCTCTGTGGTGGTGGTAGTATGTTACCCGAGATTTATCAAACCTTAAAAGAGGCAAAGTGGAGTAAGAGTTTGCCATTTCCACACGCGCCAAAGGTGGAATATATTATGCCGAAAGATGTGGTGGCAATTGCAGACGAGACCGGGGTATTAAAAGACCAACAAGATGTTACCCCAATGGGGTTAGCTAATTTGGCTATCGATTTTGCCGGGGTAGAGGGCGTAGTGGATAGCGTTTTGGAAAAAGTAACTTCGGGATTAAAATCATAA
- the ruvX gene encoding Holliday junction resolvase RuvX encodes MILAIDFGLVRIGLAMGEQIASEYRTILNNDGAISEILKIIGDEQVDTVVIGRPVRSRGEKGSIDEHIDFFVQAIKLAVPHITICESNEAFTTSAALSDLKEKGLSIEASKKRVDQYAAKLLLQQYIDEQMKKA; translated from the coding sequence GTGATTTTAGCGATTGATTTTGGCTTAGTGCGAATTGGTTTGGCAATGGGCGAGCAGATTGCATCGGAATATCGAACTATTTTGAATAATGATGGCGCAATATCTGAAATTCTAAAGATTATTGGTGATGAGCAAGTTGACACTGTGGTTATTGGTCGTCCGGTACGTAGCCGAGGCGAAAAAGGCAGTATCGATGAACACATCGATTTTTTTGTCCAAGCTATTAAATTAGCGGTGCCACATATTACAATTTGTGAATCAAATGAGGCGTTTACTACGTCTGCGGCGCTCTCAGATTTGAAGGAAAAAGGGTTGTCTATAGAAGCGAGTAAGAAAAGAGTAGATCAATACGCCGCCAAATTATTGTTGCAACAGTATATTGATGAACAAATGAAAAAGGCGTAA
- the mltG gene encoding endolytic transglycosylase MltG, with product MKLWVKISLLIIGIIIAIGLSGYLWFINQINAKTTASVTTFEITSGESSADVISRLYSSGIIKSETVALIYQKIYRPKLLAGTFSIPQTYSVKSLFNVLGSPELEQKKLTVKEGWAKEQIADKITEFGLSSFTFLNLAKNSEGKLFPDTYFIGKKTTEESLVTAMTDQYSKETASLNVTKNQLILASIVEREALNDADRGIIAGIYSNRLKINMSMGADPTVQYAKNIDLGLAPVKDGITQWWAPITAADYKSANSLYNTYLHVGLPPAPICNPGIASINAAQNPTPSDDYYFYYDAKSVLITAKTLAERNALLRTYPIH from the coding sequence ATGAAACTTTGGGTTAAGATTAGTTTATTGATAATCGGAATTATTATCGCGATTGGTTTGTCGGGGTATCTTTGGTTTATTAATCAAATTAATGCCAAAACAACCGCTTCGGTTACTACATTCGAGATTACATCCGGAGAAAGCTCGGCAGATGTTATTAGTCGATTATACTCCAGCGGTATTATTAAGTCCGAAACGGTGGCGCTGATTTATCAAAAAATATATCGCCCTAAGTTGTTGGCGGGTACGTTTTCGATCCCTCAAACTTATTCCGTTAAATCTTTATTTAATGTTCTTGGCTCTCCGGAGTTAGAGCAGAAGAAGTTGACTGTTAAAGAAGGATGGGCCAAGGAGCAAATTGCCGATAAGATTACGGAATTCGGGCTGTCTTCATTTACATTTCTGAATTTGGCAAAAAATTCAGAAGGTAAATTGTTCCCCGACACTTATTTTATTGGTAAGAAAACGACCGAAGAAAGCCTGGTTACGGCGATGACCGATCAGTACAGCAAAGAAACGGCCAGTTTGAATGTGACAAAAAATCAACTTATTTTGGCATCAATTGTCGAACGAGAAGCGTTGAACGATGCGGATAGAGGCATTATTGCCGGGATTTACTCAAATCGATTGAAAATTAATATGTCAATGGGCGCGGACCCAACGGTGCAATACGCTAAAAATATCGATCTTGGATTAGCGCCGGTTAAGGATGGGATAACGCAGTGGTGGGCGCCAATTACGGCGGCGGATTATAAATCGGCCAACTCATTGTATAACACTTACCTACATGTTGGGTTGCCTCCAGCGCCAATTTGCAATCCCGGGATCGCCAGTATTAATGCAGCCCAAAATCCAACACCGTCGGACGACTATTATTTCTACTACGATGCAAAAAGTGTTTTAATTACCGCTAAAACACTTGCCGAACGAAACGCGCTGCTTCGAACATATCCAATTCATTAG
- a CDS encoding rod shape-determining protein, whose protein sequence is MIDTLFNFFSQDIGIDLGTANTLVYVRGKGVVIQEPSVVAINERTKKVLAIGNEAKRMVGRTPSHIVAVRPLVDGVISDFEVTEAMLRYFIDKVTQDKFKLLSRPRVVIGIPYGVTEVERRAVEEGALNAGARQVFLIEEPVSAAIGARLPIHEPSGNMIVDIGGGTTEVAVLSLGGIVASRSLRVAGDELNQDIIQYARDQFNILLGEKTAEDVKINIGSAFPLNEKLQTPMRGRDLVSGLPKEIMVNDEQIREAMKKSIKIIVDSIRMTMEETPPELLADIMERGIILAGGGAMLRGLDKLIAQETRTIVHIADDPLTCVVRGTGVVLEDLDNLREVLLPTVR, encoded by the coding sequence ATAATTGACACCCTATTCAACTTTTTTTCCCAAGATATTGGCATCGATTTAGGTACGGCCAACACCTTGGTTTATGTACGCGGAAAAGGAGTGGTTATTCAAGAGCCGTCGGTTGTAGCCATCAACGAGCGCACTAAAAAAGTATTAGCCATTGGTAACGAAGCCAAGCGGATGGTAGGGCGTACCCCGTCACATATTGTGGCTGTTCGTCCACTTGTAGATGGGGTAATCTCTGATTTCGAGGTGACCGAGGCCATGCTTCGCTATTTTATTGATAAAGTAACTCAAGACAAATTTAAATTATTATCCAGACCTAGGGTGGTAATTGGTATCCCGTATGGTGTAACCGAAGTTGAGCGTCGCGCTGTTGAAGAAGGAGCGCTGAATGCCGGTGCGCGGCAAGTTTTCTTAATTGAAGAGCCGGTCTCGGCGGCTATTGGGGCGCGTTTGCCAATTCACGAACCATCGGGCAATATGATCGTTGATATTGGTGGCGGTACTACTGAGGTGGCTGTATTAAGTTTGGGAGGGATTGTTGCGTCCAGATCGCTTCGAGTGGCCGGCGATGAGCTGAACCAAGACATCATCCAATACGCTCGTGATCAATTTAATATCTTATTGGGCGAAAAAACCGCCGAAGATGTTAAAATTAATATTGGTAGTGCCTTCCCCCTGAATGAAAAATTGCAGACGCCAATGCGCGGGCGTGATTTGGTTAGCGGATTGCCTAAAGAAATTATGGTAAACGATGAACAGATTCGCGAAGCGATGAAGAAATCGATTAAAATTATTGTTGATAGTATTCGGATGACTATGGAAGAAACTCCACCGGAGTTGCTGGCAGATATAATGGAGCGAGGAATTATTTTGGCTGGCGGGGGTGCAATGTTGCGCGGGCTGGATAAGTTGATCGCTCAGGAAACCAGAACCATTGTGCATATTGCTGACGATCCGTTGACATGCGTTGTGCGAGGAACAGGGGTGGTGCTTGAAGATTTGGATAATCTACGGGAAGTACTGTTACCGACCGTTAGATAA
- the mreC gene encoding rod shape-determining protein MreC — MWKRFRSQIIITIVLIVLLFLPTSWSNSVRSGIKTVITPIVEPIYQSSTYLRKISITLSGLSSLPGQNDQLSAEVSRLLVENARLQEVDHNNTVLRNELNINQTSGTRKLVEARITSRSTYVFQDKISIDVGSNNGIKVGFPVTSSGALVGRVTVVSGNQSEVELVTSSTAVTQAQLQQSRMTGIVRGGLTGLVLENIPQDTKINEGEVVQTSGLGGFLRPGLLIGTVSEVISKKNNVFQSALISPTVSISRLDTVFVELP; from the coding sequence ATGTGGAAAAGATTTCGGTCTCAAATTATTATTACGATAGTTTTGATTGTGCTATTATTTTTGCCAACCAGCTGGTCTAACTCGGTTCGATCTGGCATAAAAACTGTTATTACTCCAATTGTAGAGCCAATTTATCAAAGCAGTACATACTTACGCAAAATCTCAATAACATTATCCGGATTATCCAGTTTGCCCGGACAAAACGATCAGCTTTCGGCCGAGGTATCTAGGCTGTTGGTTGAAAACGCGCGGTTGCAAGAAGTTGATCACAATAACACCGTGCTTAGAAACGAATTAAACATCAATCAAACTTCTGGTACTAGGAAACTGGTTGAGGCAAGAATTACATCGCGTAGTACTTATGTATTTCAAGATAAGATATCCATAGATGTTGGCAGTAATAACGGAATCAAAGTTGGCTTTCCGGTAACCAGTAGCGGTGCATTGGTTGGGCGGGTAACTGTGGTTAGTGGCAATCAATCCGAAGTGGAATTGGTTACCAGTAGCACTGCGGTAACACAGGCCCAACTGCAACAATCACGAATGACCGGTATTGTACGGGGCGGTTTAACGGGGTTAGTGTTAGAAAATATCCCGCAAGACACCAAGATTAACGAAGGCGAAGTAGTGCAGACGAGTGGGTTGGGCGGTTTCTTGCGCCCCGGCTTATTAATTGGCACCGTGTCCGAGGTTATCTCAAAAAAGAATAATGTATTTCAATCCGCGCTAATTTCCCCAACGGTCAGTATTAGTCGTTTAGACACGGTTTTTGTGGAATTGCCATGA
- the mrdA gene encoding penicillin-binding protein 2 — protein MSIFDQYENSTDQIDHSDVVDYRYTDPESEDNPEMAEKPSSHHYRGFVYLSLLIFGLLIWRLVDVQIVQGTNNAVLAKANSVRQVINPAKRGGIFDSRGVWLARNVATFQVQLTPSNLPKKLSDRNKVYDQITNALGWTEAEKQSQITQIEKKILVSIEAIVLKDEMTRDDALILTEKLNNIDAVAVVPTSIRQYNNPTNGLSFILGYVGKANNDDIINGSYHLNDTVGKNGLESSYDIQMRGTDGVIQEVVDSRGKVLQALNDSNSAPVSGNNLVLKIDNKLQNIMYTELSKGLQTAGITSGVAIAMDPRDGGILGMVSLPAYDNNLFANGVSSDVYQKLSTDPTKPLFSRATQGTYPSGSTIKPFVASVGLNDGVITENTKIDTPPEITIGPWRFPNWQNKLITGVDVKKAIAESNDIFFYAVGGGYDKIGGLGVDRLSKGLGLFGFGKKTGVDLPSESTGLIPNAAWKKSYKGESWYIGDTYHMAIGQGDLLVTPLQLVTALSAVANGGTLYQPHIVDKIMDDNDKVVSTIKPTVASSNFIDPKNIQIVREGMLLTNTSGSGRSLATLPVPSGGKTGTAQVGANNEYLNAWYEVFAPYDNPTIALVVLGEKGPLTNEGNSTAVPVAKAILQQYFSPDYSK, from the coding sequence GTGAGTATATTTGATCAATATGAAAACAGCACCGACCAGATAGATCATAGCGATGTGGTAGATTATCGTTACACCGATCCGGAGAGTGAAGACAATCCGGAAATGGCAGAAAAACCGAGTAGTCATCATTATCGAGGATTCGTTTATCTATCATTGCTGATTTTTGGATTGTTAATATGGCGTTTAGTGGATGTACAAATTGTACAAGGAACAAATAACGCCGTGTTGGCCAAGGCGAATAGTGTTCGTCAGGTAATTAATCCGGCAAAACGGGGAGGTATATTTGACAGTCGCGGGGTGTGGTTGGCTCGAAACGTAGCTACATTTCAAGTTCAACTTACCCCCAGCAATTTGCCGAAAAAGTTATCCGACCGAAACAAGGTTTACGATCAGATAACGAATGCACTTGGCTGGACAGAGGCCGAAAAACAAAGTCAGATCACGCAAATTGAAAAAAAGATATTGGTTAGCATTGAAGCAATTGTGCTTAAAGATGAAATGACCAGGGACGATGCCTTAATTTTGACCGAAAAGTTAAATAATATCGACGCGGTGGCAGTGGTTCCAACCAGTATTCGGCAGTATAACAATCCAACAAATGGATTATCGTTTATTTTGGGATATGTGGGTAAAGCAAACAATGATGATATTATTAACGGCTCGTATCATCTAAATGATACGGTGGGCAAAAACGGTTTGGAATCGAGCTATGATATTCAAATGCGCGGAACAGACGGGGTAATCCAAGAGGTAGTAGATAGCCGTGGAAAAGTTTTACAGGCCCTGAACGATAGTAATTCCGCCCCGGTTTCTGGTAATAATTTGGTTTTAAAAATCGACAACAAATTGCAAAACATCATGTACACCGAACTGTCAAAAGGATTGCAGACAGCGGGGATTACCTCTGGCGTGGCAATTGCGATGGACCCGCGTGACGGCGGTATTTTGGGCATGGTGTCGTTGCCCGCGTACGATAATAATTTGTTTGCCAACGGTGTGTCTAGCGATGTCTATCAAAAATTATCCACCGATCCGACCAAGCCGTTATTTAGCCGGGCCACTCAGGGTACTTATCCTTCTGGATCAACCATTAAACCGTTTGTGGCCTCGGTTGGGCTAAATGACGGGGTAATTACCGAAAATACCAAAATTGATACTCCTCCCGAGATTACCATTGGTCCTTGGCGATTTCCAAACTGGCAGAATAAATTAATTACAGGTGTAGATGTTAAGAAAGCTATTGCAGAATCGAATGACATTTTCTTTTATGCTGTTGGGGGTGGATATGACAAGATTGGTGGGCTTGGTGTAGATCGGTTGTCTAAAGGATTAGGACTGTTTGGATTTGGCAAGAAGACCGGCGTAGATTTGCCATCGGAGTCGACCGGGTTAATTCCAAACGCCGCTTGGAAGAAAAGCTACAAAGGAGAAAGCTGGTATATTGGCGATACTTATCACATGGCCATCGGGCAAGGTGACCTGTTGGTAACGCCATTGCAGTTGGTTACGGCGTTGTCGGCTGTGGCAAATGGCGGCACGCTATATCAGCCCCATATCGTCGACAAAATTATGGATGATAATGATAAGGTGGTATCAACCATTAAGCCAACAGTTGCGTCAAGCAATTTTATTGATCCCAAAAATATTCAGATAGTACGCGAGGGGATGCTGCTGACCAACACCAGCGGATCTGGGCGGTCATTGGCTACTTTGCCTGTGCCATCCGGAGGAAAGACCGGTACGGCGCAGGTGGGGGCAAATAACGAGTATCTAAACGCTTGGTACGAGGTTTTTGCGCCGTATGACAACCCAACCATCGCATTAGTGGTATTGGGCGAAAAAGGCCCGCTAACCAACGAAGGTAACTCAACCGCTGTGCCAGTAGCCAAAGCGATTTTGCAGCAATATTTTAGTCCGGATTATAGTAAATAG
- a CDS encoding CTP synthase, whose protein sequence is MAKFIFVTGGVMSGVGKGTAAASIGKILKSKGLAVTAVKIDPYVNVDAGTMNPIEHGEVFVTDDGDETDQDIGSYERFLDEDILSYNYMTTGRVYKTVIERERALEYNGHCVEVVPHVPEEVIKRIKNAGKKAKADIVIIEVGGTVGEYQNILFLEAARMMKLAHPKDVLCILVSYLPIPKSIGEMKTKPTQYASHSLNAAGLQADFILARSEQPVDEPRKRKMSMMCNVSQEDIISSPDAPSVYAVPDTYNDQQLGEKILRKLHLRVRKDDLVSWSNWVKEINTYTKEVNIGILGKYFSTGDFVLSDVYISVIEALKHASWANKCKPKLTWLNAEDFEKNPSKLPELRQFDGIVVPGGFGNRGVEGKIAVAQYAREHKIPYLGLCYGMQIAVIEFARNVAKLKDAHTTEIDPKTAHPVIHIMPDQEKKMLEHNYGGSMRLGAYPCQLKEGSISKMAYGEELISERHRHRFEFNNLYRQKLEEAGLVIAGTSPDDRIVEIIELKNHPFYVGCQFHPEFKSRPETGHPLFKQFIKAAIK, encoded by the coding sequence ATCGCCAAATTTATTTTTGTGACCGGCGGGGTAATGAGTGGAGTAGGCAAAGGCACAGCTGCTGCATCCATTGGCAAAATTCTCAAAAGCAAAGGGCTAGCCGTTACCGCAGTAAAGATTGACCCATACGTCAATGTTGATGCCGGTACCATGAACCCAATTGAACACGGCGAGGTTTTTGTCACCGACGATGGTGACGAAACTGACCAAGACATCGGCTCGTACGAGCGTTTTTTGGATGAAGACATTTTATCCTATAACTACATGACCACCGGACGGGTGTATAAAACCGTAATCGAGCGCGAACGCGCCTTGGAATATAATGGTCATTGTGTAGAAGTGGTGCCACACGTTCCAGAGGAAGTGATTAAACGAATTAAAAATGCCGGCAAAAAAGCTAAAGCCGATATCGTCATTATCGAAGTTGGTGGCACTGTGGGCGAATATCAAAACATCTTATTTTTGGAAGCCGCTAGAATGATGAAATTGGCCCACCCAAAAGATGTTCTGTGTATTTTAGTCAGTTACCTACCGATCCCCAAGAGTATTGGCGAAATGAAAACCAAACCAACTCAATACGCATCTCATTCGTTAAATGCCGCCGGTTTGCAGGCGGATTTTATCTTGGCCAGAAGTGAGCAACCGGTAGACGAGCCGCGAAAGCGCAAGATGAGTATGATGTGTAATGTGTCGCAAGAAGACATTATCTCGTCTCCGGATGCGCCAAGTGTTTATGCCGTACCGGATACTTACAACGACCAGCAACTGGGCGAAAAAATTCTACGTAAATTGCATCTGCGAGTACGAAAAGATGATCTGGTGTCGTGGAGCAACTGGGTTAAAGAAATCAATACCTACACCAAAGAAGTAAACATTGGCATTTTAGGCAAATACTTTTCCACCGGCGATTTTGTGCTGTCGGATGTGTACATCTCAGTTATTGAAGCACTAAAACACGCCTCTTGGGCAAACAAATGCAAACCAAAATTAACATGGCTTAATGCTGAAGATTTTGAGAAAAATCCATCCAAACTGCCAGAGTTAAGGCAATTTGATGGCATTGTGGTACCGGGCGGATTCGGCAACCGCGGTGTCGAAGGGAAAATCGCGGTGGCACAGTATGCCCGCGAGCACAAAATCCCCTATTTAGGTTTATGCTATGGAATGCAAATTGCCGTAATTGAATTCGCGCGAAACGTAGCTAAGCTAAAAGATGCCCACACCACCGAAATTGATCCTAAAACTGCTCATCCGGTTATTCACATTATGCCAGACCAAGAAAAAAAGATGCTGGAACATAATTACGGCGGCAGCATGCGGCTGGGCGCATATCCGTGTCAGCTGAAGGAAGGATCGATTTCCAAAATGGCATACGGGGAAGAGTTGATTTCGGAGCGCCATCGCCATCGTTTTGAATTTAATAATTTGTATCGCCAAAAACTGGAAGAGGCCGGGTTGGTGATTGCCGGCACTTCGCCCGACGATCGCATTGTGGAGATTATCGAGCTAAAAAATCATCCATTTTACGTTGGTTGTCAGTTTCATCCCGAATTTAAATCCCGCCCAGAAACCGGCCACCCGTTATTCAAACAGTTCATCAAAGCCGCGATTAAATAG
- the greA gene encoding transcription elongation factor GreA, giving the protein MADAVYLTKEGLEKIEVELKELKTVKRKEAVKHIQEAKEFGDLSENSEYEDAKNEQAFVEGRISELEDVVRKAKIIDSRGKSDQVVGLGCKVVVTVDGGDESYTLVGATEANPRKGAISVESPTGKALLGAKKGQKIVVSAPAGKIEYVIKSVESI; this is encoded by the coding sequence ATGGCGGATGCTGTATATTTAACCAAAGAGGGTTTGGAAAAAATCGAGGTTGAGCTGAAAGAGCTAAAGACAGTTAAGCGTAAAGAAGCAGTTAAACATATTCAAGAAGCAAAAGAATTTGGTGATTTGTCGGAAAACAGTGAATACGAAGACGCAAAAAATGAACAGGCGTTTGTTGAAGGCCGTATCTCTGAGCTAGAGGATGTGGTTCGTAAAGCAAAAATAATTGATTCTAGGGGAAAATCCGATCAAGTGGTAGGTTTGGGCTGCAAAGTGGTAGTAACCGTTGATGGTGGTGACGAAAGCTATACTTTGGTAGGCGCAACCGAAGCAAATCCACGCAAAGGCGCTATCTCGGTTGAAAGCCCAACCGGAAAAGCGTTGCTTGGTGCCAAAAAAGGCCAGAAAATTGTGGTGTCTGCTCCGGCGGGTAAAATTGAATATGTGATCAAATCTGTCGAGTCCATCTAA
- the lysS gene encoding lysine--tRNA ligase produces MAELMVEKKEENDLIKARAEHLKSLIDLGVDPFASQSEKTHSIKQALDLWQKNQKAWGKDVGSPVEDADKLTLAGRVTALRGHGGATFVDIEDGVDKIQLLASQSALGKQYNLWELFDLGDFVEVSGRLFITKRGEVTLHLDHFKLLTKSLRPLPDKWSGLEDTEKRYRERYADLIANPEVRQIFRTRSAIVANLRAQLESNNFMEVETPILQSLAGGATAKPFITHYNAYDADVYLRIAPELYHKRLVVGGFERVYEFAKCFRNEGVDHSHNPEFTNLEFYVAYFDYQKLMAFSEEMIRKLVKEVMQSDTTQYKDHKINWARPFERITFRDAVKHHTSIDIWAETEDSLRAKLKSLKIDTPRSADFGRMCDLLLKHMVRPNIIQPTFIIDHPTVLSPLAKSKNDKEVQRFQLLVAGEFELCNAFSELNDPNVQRERFENQQKLREKGDEEAQSYDDDFVRALEYGMPPTAGFGMGIDRLCALLTNSNTLREVILFPFMKPKGKND; encoded by the coding sequence ATGGCGGAGTTGATGGTAGAGAAAAAAGAAGAAAATGACCTAATTAAAGCACGGGCTGAACATCTTAAATCCCTAATTGATTTAGGGGTTGATCCTTTTGCTAGCCAGAGTGAAAAAACGCATAGTATTAAACAAGCGTTGGATTTGTGGCAAAAAAATCAGAAAGCTTGGGGGAAAGACGTTGGATCTCCGGTAGAGGACGCAGATAAATTAACGCTAGCGGGCCGCGTTACCGCGCTTAGAGGCCACGGCGGGGCTACTTTTGTGGATATTGAAGATGGTGTAGATAAAATCCAACTCCTAGCCAGTCAATCTGCGCTGGGGAAACAGTACAACTTGTGGGAGTTATTTGATTTAGGTGATTTTGTGGAAGTGTCTGGGCGATTATTTATTACCAAACGTGGCGAAGTCACGCTACACTTAGATCATTTTAAATTGCTAACCAAATCGCTCCGTCCGCTACCCGATAAATGGAGTGGGCTGGAAGACACCGAAAAACGCTATCGCGAACGCTACGCCGATTTAATTGCCAACCCAGAGGTTAGGCAAATCTTCCGTACGCGAAGCGCAATCGTCGCCAATCTGCGAGCGCAGCTGGAATCAAACAATTTTATGGAAGTAGAGACACCAATTTTGCAATCTTTAGCCGGTGGTGCCACCGCCAAGCCGTTTATCACGCATTACAACGCCTACGATGCCGATGTGTATTTGCGCATTGCTCCCGAGCTGTATCATAAGCGGTTAGTGGTGGGCGGGTTTGAGCGAGTTTACGAGTTCGCCAAATGTTTCCGAAACGAAGGGGTAGATCATTCTCATAATCCGGAATTTACCAACCTCGAGTTTTACGTGGCCTATTTTGACTATCAAAAACTGATGGCGTTTAGTGAAGAGATGATTCGTAAATTGGTAAAAGAGGTGATGCAGTCGGATACCACGCAATACAAAGATCACAAGATTAATTGGGCGAGACCGTTCGAACGGATTACCTTTAGAGATGCAGTAAAACATCATACCTCAATCGATATTTGGGCGGAAACAGAGGATAGTTTACGCGCCAAACTAAAATCACTCAAAATCGATACGCCACGGTCAGCTGACTTTGGCCGAATGTGTGATTTACTACTTAAACATATGGTGCGACCAAACATTATTCAGCCTACCTTTATTATCGATCACCCGACCGTCCTGTCGCCGTTGGCAAAAAGTAAAAACGATAAAGAGGTGCAGCGATTTCAACTTTTGGTGGCTGGGGAATTTGAGCTATGTAACGCGTTTTCAGAGCTAAACGATCCGAATGTGCAGAGAGAGCGCTTTGAAAATCAGCAAAAACTGCGTGAAAAAGGCGATGAAGAGGCGCAAAGTTATGACGATGATTTTGTGCGTGCATTAGAGTACGGCATGCCGCCGACAGCCGGGTTTGGAATGGGAATTGATCGCTTGTGCGCGTTGCTAACCAACTCGAACACACTTAGAGAGGTAATTTTATTCCCATTTATGAAACCGAAAGGGAAAAATGATTGA